The Humulus lupulus chromosome 3, drHumLupu1.1, whole genome shotgun sequence genome window below encodes:
- the LOC133821384 gene encoding small ribosomal subunit protein uS2c-like: MTRRYWNINLEEMMEGGVHFGHGTKKWNPRMAPYISAKRKGIHIIYLTRTTRFLSEACDLVFDAASRGKQFLIVGTKAKAADSVGGAAIKARCHYVNKKWLGGMLMNWYTTKTRLHKFRDLRTEQKTGRLNRLPKRDAAVLKRQLSHLQTYLGRIKYMTGLPDIVIIVDQQEEYTALRECITLEIPTICLIDTNCDADLADISITANDDAIASIRLILNKLVFAICEGRSSYIRNS; encoded by the coding sequence ATGACAAGAAGATATTGGAACATCAATTTGGAAGAGATGATGGAAGGTGGAGTACATTTTGGTCATGGTACTAAGAAATGGAATCCTAGAATGGCACCTTATATATCTGCAAAGCGTAAAGGTATTCATATTATATATCTTACTAGAACAACTCGGTTTTTATCAGAAGCTTGTGATTTAGTTTTTGATGCAGCAAGTAGGGGAAAACAATTCTTAATTGTTGGTACCAAAGCTAAAGCAGCTGATTCAGTAGGAGGGGCTGCAATAAAGGCTCGATGTCATTATGTTAATAAAAAATGGCTTGGTGGTATGTTAATGAATTGGTATACTACAAAAACGAGACTTCATAAGTTCAGAGACTTGAGAACGGAACAAAAGACGGGTAGACTCAACCGTCTTCCGAAAAGAGATGCGGCTGTGTTGAAGAGACAACTATCTCACTTGCAAACATATTTGGGCAGGATTAAATATATGACGGGGTTACCTGATATTGTAATAATCGTTGATCAGCAAGAAGAATATACAGCTCTTCGAGAATGTATCACTTTGGAAATTCCAACGATTTGTTTAATCGATACAAATTGTGACGCGGATTTAGCAGATATTTCGATTACAGCGAATGATGACGCTATAGCTTCAATCCGATTAATTCTTAACAAATTAGTATTTGCGATTTGTGAGGGTCGTTCTAGCTATATACGAAATTCTTGA